The genomic window GCGGCCCCGGTCGTCGAGGTCGACTCCCTCCGAACGGCCGGCCAGCACACCGGCGGTGTTCGAGGTGGACCGGCCGTGGCGCAACAGGATGACGGTCATGTCGCCGCGACCGTCCCGGTCGCCAGCAAGATCAGCACCGCCGCGCCGGCCAGCACCCGGTAGCCGACGAACCAATACATGTTGTGCCGCACCAGGAATCGCAGGAACCAGGCCACCGCGGCCAGCCCGATGACGAACGCGATCAACGTCGCCACCAGCAGTTGCGGACCGGTCGCGCTCATGCCCTCGGTGACCGGGTGAAACGCGTCGGGCAACGAGAACAGGCCGGAGGCGAAAACGGCCGGTATGGCCAGCAGGAAACCGAAGCGGGCGGCCAGTTCTCGCTCCAGCCCGAGGAACAGCCCGGCGCTGATCGTCGAGCCGGATCGGGAGACCCCGGGAACCAGCGCCAGGCACTGCGCGACGCCGACCGTCAGCGCATCACGCCAGTTGAGGTGCTCGATGTCGCGGGTCTGCCGGCCGAGGTACTCGGCCAGGGCGATCACCGCCGAGAACACGACCAGCGCTGTCGCCACCACCCACAGATTGCGCACGCCGGAGCGGATTTCGTTTTTGAACAGCAGCCCCAGGACGCAGATCGGGATGGTCCCGATGATGACGTACCAGCCCAGCCGGTAGTCGGAGTTGCGATGGGAGGTGACCACCAGGCCGTTGAACCAAGCCCGCAGGATGCGCACGATGTCGCGCGCGAAGTAGATCAGCACCGCGGCTTCGGTGCCCAGCTGGGTGACCGCGGTGAACGACGCGCCGGCGTCGGCGCTGAAAAAGACCCGCGACACGATGGCCAGGTGTCCCGAGGAGGATACCGGGAGAAACTCGGTCAGGCCTTGCACCACGGCCAACACGATGACTTGCCACCAAGACATCGCCGAGACCGCAGACACGACGACGACCGTACCTGGTGTCGGTGTCTAGTAGCGGAGTAGTCAGAGGGTGGCGACGGCGTGGGCGACCGAGTCGCGCACGGCGGCGGTCAGGCTGCGCTCGTCGGTCACATCGAGGTAGACCAGGCTGCGCACGGACCTCGCGACCACGTCTTCGGCCTGCGGGACAGGGCCGGCCAGTCGCGGTCGGTAGATTTCGACGACCAATGAGCGGTGCTCGATATGGAAGGAAAAGCTGCGCCCGTCCCCCACCTGCCCGTAACCGCTGGCATGAATTCCCGTCGACATGTCTTCGAGAGCAAACTCGTGGTTTGCAATATGCCGGTCAACGATGACGGTCATAGTCACGACGATACCTGTTGGAAACCGCTCGACGAGCCCAACATGCCAAATTGGGCGCGCCAACGTTCCTTAGAATCAGATCATTAACTCGATGATTCGGAGTTCGACGGTTGCTGAAATGGCATAAACGTCCTGTTCATGCGCAGTTTACCGGCGCCATTCTTTTGCTGACCCTGGTTTCGGGTTGTTCATCCAGTCCGCTGGCAACCGCCCCGCCCACGATCGAACCCGCGCACGCCGCCGTATCTCCGCCGGTGACCCAGAGGCCGGCCGGCTCGGTACAACCGCTCGACGGCCATCCCGAGCAGGCGCAGTTCGACGCCGGCACCGCGGCGTTGGTGGTGTTGACGCCCGGGCCGGACCCGGCTGCGCCGGCGGCCATCACCGTCCTGGCCAAAGCGCCGGCCGCCCCGCGGGTGACACCCCTGCCCGGGCCCGCCAGCGCGCTGACCTGCGACGGCCGCGGCACCGCCTACGTGGCCGGGCGCGGGGCGTACTTCCGGGTGGAGCTGCCCACCGGCCGGGTCGAACAGGTGACGGTGGCCGGCGCCGAACACGCCGAGTTCACCGCGATCGCCCGGCGCGCCGACGGCAAGCTGGTGCTGGGCAGCGCCGACGGCGCCGTCTACCTGCTGGGTGGGGACGCACGCTCCATCGCTCATCGCGACGAGTTGTTGGCCCGCGTCGACGCCCTTGTGACACAGGGCAATACCGCGGTCGCGCTGGATGGCGGCCAAACATCGGTGACCACAATCGGCGCCGACGGCC from Mycobacterium kubicae includes these protein-coding regions:
- a CDS encoding undecaprenyl-diphosphate phosphatase, encoding MSWWQVIVLAVVQGLTEFLPVSSSGHLAIVSRVFFSADAGASFTAVTQLGTEAAVLIYFARDIVRILRAWFNGLVVTSHRNSDYRLGWYVIIGTIPICVLGLLFKNEIRSGVRNLWVVATALVVFSAVIALAEYLGRQTRDIEHLNWRDALTVGVAQCLALVPGVSRSGSTISAGLFLGLERELAARFGFLLAIPAVFASGLFSLPDAFHPVTEGMSATGPQLLVATLIAFVIGLAAVAWFLRFLVRHNMYWFVGYRVLAGAAVLILLATGTVAAT
- a CDS encoding YncE family protein; translation: MLKWHKRPVHAQFTGAILLLTLVSGCSSSPLATAPPTIEPAHAAVSPPVTQRPAGSVQPLDGHPEQAQFDAGTAALVVLTPGPDPAAPAAITVLAKAPAAPRVTPLPGPASALTCDGRGTAYVAGRGAYFRVELPTGRVEQVTVAGAEHAEFTAIARRADGKLVLGSADGAVYLLGGDARSIAHRDELLARVDALVTQGNTAVALDGGQTSVTTIGADGHAGQALRAGEGATTLAADPLGRVLVADTRGGNLLVYGVDPLLLRQAYPVRQAPYGLAGSRTLVWVSQTASNIVIGYDLTTGIPVEKVHYPTVQQPNSLAYDDASDTLYVVSGSGAGVQVIEHAAGNR